The proteins below are encoded in one region of Cyclopterus lumpus isolate fCycLum1 chromosome 8, fCycLum1.pri, whole genome shotgun sequence:
- the si:dkey-16p21.7 gene encoding serine/threonine-protein kinase BRSK1 isoform X1: protein MSSKELTVGPSNQYVGPYRLEKTLGKGQTGLVKLGVHCITGQKVAIKIVNREKLSESVLMKVEREIAILKLIEHPHVLKLHDVYENNKYLYLVLEHVSGGELFDYLVKKGRLTPKEARKFFRQIISALDFCHSHSICHRDLKPENLLLDEKNNIRIADFGMASLQVGDSLLETSCGSPHYACPEVIRGEKYDGRRADVWSCGVILFALLVGALPFDHDNLRQLLEKVKSGVFHMPHFIPPDCQALLKGMIEVNPDKRLTLEAIQKHPWYQGGRNEPCPEQPPPRRVCVKRILSLTDLDPDVLDSMSSLGCFRDRVKLTQDLTSEEENQEKMIYYLLLDRKERYPSCEDEDLPTRNDLDPPRKRVDSPMLTRHGRCRPERKSLEVLSVTDQGSPTPPRRALDTNAHSQRSRSVSGASTGLSSSPLSSPRSPVFTFSQSEVASASSSKEPKPGSATTSRPARPPPDPKTQTLPTKGQADRPHLHSMKSLPLQTPRSPSPSPSPLLSPIPRFFNFPSPSVFKSKNVHSSSNSSATPPPVSQVTPQGSPLPTPLGTPVHQIHHPSSTTPPSSSSSSSSSRADGAGGASLSLTPPSSPGGSGSLAASSSAHWRTRLNSFKNNLLGSPRFHRRKLQVPTSEDMSSLTPESSPELAKKSWFGNFISLEKEEQIFVMIQDKPLSSIKADIVHAFLSIPSLSHSVVSQNSFRAEYKSSGGPSVFQKPVKFNVDIAFSEGERERERERVEREGRREMGIYSVTFTLITGPSRRFKRVVETIQAQLLSTHDQPSVQALADEKNGQLSRQPSTPSRQNSRRSESGSERERGEKERAADAGGGSVGGNGGTLQRRGSGKDKTRLLSSSNGTQSHP from the exons ATGAGCAGCAAGGAGCTGACGGTGGGCCCGTCCAACCAGTACGTGGGGCCCTACCGGCTGGAGAAGACCCTCGGGAAGGGACAGACAG GGCTGGTGAAGTTGGGCGTCCACTGCATTACCGGACAGAAGGTGGCCATCAAGATTGTCAACAGGGAGAAACTCTCTGAATCGGTTCTAATGAAG gtggagagagaaataGCTATTCTTAAACTAATAGAGCACCCTCACGTTCTGAAGCTGCATGACGTCTATGAGAATAACAAATACCT GTACCTGGTTTTGGAGCACGTGTCCGGCGGAGAGTTATTCGACTACCTGGTGAAGAAGGGCAGGCTGACCCCCAAAGAGGCCAGGAAGTTCTTCAGACAAATCATCTCTGCCCTCGACTTCTGCCACAGTCACTCCATATG tcaCAGAGACCTGAAGCCAGAGAATCTTCTCCTGGATGAGAAGAATAACATCAGGATAGCAGACTTCGGCATGGCCTCGCTACAAGTTGGGGACAGTCTATTGGAAACCAGTTGTGG ATCCCCACATTATGCTTGCCCAGAGGTCATAAGG GGAGAGAAGTATGACGGTCGCAGAGCCGATGTCTGGAGCTGTGGAGTCATCCTCTTTGCTCTTCTTGTC GGTGCCTTGCCCTTCGACCATGATAACCTGCGGCAGCTTCTAGAAAAAGTGAAGAGCGGGGTATTCCACATGCCCCACTTTATACCTCCTGACTGTCAAGCTTTGCTTAAAGGAATGATAGAAGTCAACCCTGACAAGAGACTCACG ctAGAAGCAATACAAAAACACCCCTGGTACCA GGGTGGCCGTAATGAGCCTTGCCCAGAGCAGCCGCCGCCTCGCCGCGTGTGTGTGAAGAGGATCCTGTCCTTAACAGACCTGGACCCTGATGTCCTGGATAGCATGTCCTCCTTGGGGTGCTTCAGAGACCGGGTCAAACTCACACAGGACCTTACAAGTGAGGA GGAGAACCAGGAGAAGATGATCTACTACCTCCTGTTGGACAGGAAGGAGCGATACCCCAGCTGTGAAGATGAGGATCTGCCCACCAGAAATGACCTTG ACCCACCCAGAAAGCGGGTGGACTCGCCCATGCTGACGCGTCATGGTCGCTGTCGTCCAGAAAGGAAGAGTCTGGAGGTCCTCAGTGTCACAGACCAGGGGTCTCCCACCCCACCTCGCAGGGCCCTGGATACTAATGCACACAGCCAGAG GTCTCGCTCAGTCAGTGGAGCGTCCACAGGTCTgtcctccagtcctctcagCAGCCCCAGG AGCCCGGTCTTCactttcagccaatcagaagttgcctccgcttcctcctcCAAAGAACCCAAACCAGGAAGTGCCACCACGTCTCGGCCCGCCCGTCCACCACCCGACCCAAAAACACAGACCCTGCCCACAAAGGGCCAAGCTGACCGGCCCCACCTCCACTCCATGAAgtccctccccctccagacCCCACGCTCCCCTTCCCCGTCCCCCTCACCACTCCTCTCCCCCATCCCACGCTTCTTCAACTTCCCCTCTCCATCCGTCTTCAAGTCCAAGAACGTCCATTCGTCCTCTAACTCCTCTGCCACCCCTCCCCCTGTGTCGCAGGTCACACCGCAGGGCTCGCCGCTGCCCACCCCGCTGGGCACGCCCGTGCACCAAATCCACCACCCTTCCTccaccacccctccctcctcctcctcctcttcctcttcttccaggGCGGACGGAGCTGGCGGGGCCTCGCTGTCGCTGACGCCGCCCTCCAGCCCGGGCGGCAGCGGCAGTCTGGCCGCCTCGAGCTCTGCCCACTGGAGAACGAGGCTCAACTCGTTCAAGAACAACCTCCTGGGCTCGCCGCGCTTCCATCGGCGCAAACTGCAAG tcCCCACATCAGAGGACATGTCCAGTTTGACGCCAGAGTCCAGTCCAGA GCTGGCGAAGAAGTCCTGGTTCGGTAACTTCATCAGCctggagaaagaggagcagaTCTTCGTCATGATTCAGGACAAGCCGCTCAGCTCCATCAAGGCGGACATCGTCCACGCCTTTCTCTCG ATCCCGTCCCTCAGCCACAGTGTGGTGTCTCAGAACAGTTTCCGAGCAGAGTACAAGTCCTCCGGCGGCCCCTCTGTCTTCCAGAAGCCTGTCAAGTTCAAT GTGGACATCGCTTTCtccgagggagagagagagcgagagagggagcgagtggagagggagggaagacgaGAGATGGGCATCTACAGCGTCACCTTCACCCTAATAACAG GTCCCAGTCGCAGATTCAAGAGAGTGGTGGAAACAATTCAGGCTCAGCTCCTGAGTACTCATGATCAGCCTTCTGTGCAGGCACTGGCTG ACGAGAAGAACGGGCAGCTCTCCCGCCAGCCCAGCACGCCTTCGCGTCAGAACTCTCGGCGCTCCGAGAGCGGTTCCGAGCGGGAGCGGGGAGAGAAGGAGCGTGCGGCGGACGCCGGGGGCGGGAGCGTCGGCGGGAACGGGGGCACCTTGCAGAGGCGGGGCTCGGGGAAGGACAAGACCAGACTCCTCTCGTCGTCCAACGGGACGCAGTCCCATCCCTGA
- the si:dkey-16p21.7 gene encoding serine/threonine-protein kinase BRSK1 isoform X2, giving the protein MASLQVGDSLLETSCGSPHYACPEVIRGEKYDGRRADVWSCGVILFALLVGALPFDHDNLRQLLEKVKSGVFHMPHFIPPDCQALLKGMIEVNPDKRLTLEAIQKHPWYQGGRNEPCPEQPPPRRVCVKRILSLTDLDPDVLDSMSSLGCFRDRVKLTQDLTSEEENQEKMIYYLLLDRKERYPSCEDEDLPTRNDLDPPRKRVDSPMLTRHGRCRPERKSLEVLSVTDQGSPTPPRRALDTNAHSQRSRSVSGASTGLSSSPLSSPRSPVFTFSQSEVASASSSKEPKPGSATTSRPARPPPDPKTQTLPTKGQADRPHLHSMKSLPLQTPRSPSPSPSPLLSPIPRFFNFPSPSVFKSKNVHSSSNSSATPPPVSQVTPQGSPLPTPLGTPVHQIHHPSSTTPPSSSSSSSSSRADGAGGASLSLTPPSSPGGSGSLAASSSAHWRTRLNSFKNNLLGSPRFHRRKLQVPTSEDMSSLTPESSPELAKKSWFGNFISLEKEEQIFVMIQDKPLSSIKADIVHAFLSIPSLSHSVVSQNSFRAEYKSSGGPSVFQKPVKFNVDIAFSEGERERERERVEREGRREMGIYSVTFTLITGPSRRFKRVVETIQAQLLSTHDQPSVQALAGPSDEKNGQLSRQPSTPSRQNSRRSESGSERERGEKERAADAGGGSVGGNGGTLQRRGSGKDKTRLLSSSNGTQSHP; this is encoded by the exons ATGGCCTCGCTACAAGTTGGGGACAGTCTATTGGAAACCAGTTGTGG ATCCCCACATTATGCTTGCCCAGAGGTCATAAGG GGAGAGAAGTATGACGGTCGCAGAGCCGATGTCTGGAGCTGTGGAGTCATCCTCTTTGCTCTTCTTGTC GGTGCCTTGCCCTTCGACCATGATAACCTGCGGCAGCTTCTAGAAAAAGTGAAGAGCGGGGTATTCCACATGCCCCACTTTATACCTCCTGACTGTCAAGCTTTGCTTAAAGGAATGATAGAAGTCAACCCTGACAAGAGACTCACG ctAGAAGCAATACAAAAACACCCCTGGTACCA GGGTGGCCGTAATGAGCCTTGCCCAGAGCAGCCGCCGCCTCGCCGCGTGTGTGTGAAGAGGATCCTGTCCTTAACAGACCTGGACCCTGATGTCCTGGATAGCATGTCCTCCTTGGGGTGCTTCAGAGACCGGGTCAAACTCACACAGGACCTTACAAGTGAGGA GGAGAACCAGGAGAAGATGATCTACTACCTCCTGTTGGACAGGAAGGAGCGATACCCCAGCTGTGAAGATGAGGATCTGCCCACCAGAAATGACCTTG ACCCACCCAGAAAGCGGGTGGACTCGCCCATGCTGACGCGTCATGGTCGCTGTCGTCCAGAAAGGAAGAGTCTGGAGGTCCTCAGTGTCACAGACCAGGGGTCTCCCACCCCACCTCGCAGGGCCCTGGATACTAATGCACACAGCCAGAG GTCTCGCTCAGTCAGTGGAGCGTCCACAGGTCTgtcctccagtcctctcagCAGCCCCAGG AGCCCGGTCTTCactttcagccaatcagaagttgcctccgcttcctcctcCAAAGAACCCAAACCAGGAAGTGCCACCACGTCTCGGCCCGCCCGTCCACCACCCGACCCAAAAACACAGACCCTGCCCACAAAGGGCCAAGCTGACCGGCCCCACCTCCACTCCATGAAgtccctccccctccagacCCCACGCTCCCCTTCCCCGTCCCCCTCACCACTCCTCTCCCCCATCCCACGCTTCTTCAACTTCCCCTCTCCATCCGTCTTCAAGTCCAAGAACGTCCATTCGTCCTCTAACTCCTCTGCCACCCCTCCCCCTGTGTCGCAGGTCACACCGCAGGGCTCGCCGCTGCCCACCCCGCTGGGCACGCCCGTGCACCAAATCCACCACCCTTCCTccaccacccctccctcctcctcctcctcttcctcttcttccaggGCGGACGGAGCTGGCGGGGCCTCGCTGTCGCTGACGCCGCCCTCCAGCCCGGGCGGCAGCGGCAGTCTGGCCGCCTCGAGCTCTGCCCACTGGAGAACGAGGCTCAACTCGTTCAAGAACAACCTCCTGGGCTCGCCGCGCTTCCATCGGCGCAAACTGCAAG tcCCCACATCAGAGGACATGTCCAGTTTGACGCCAGAGTCCAGTCCAGA GCTGGCGAAGAAGTCCTGGTTCGGTAACTTCATCAGCctggagaaagaggagcagaTCTTCGTCATGATTCAGGACAAGCCGCTCAGCTCCATCAAGGCGGACATCGTCCACGCCTTTCTCTCG ATCCCGTCCCTCAGCCACAGTGTGGTGTCTCAGAACAGTTTCCGAGCAGAGTACAAGTCCTCCGGCGGCCCCTCTGTCTTCCAGAAGCCTGTCAAGTTCAAT GTGGACATCGCTTTCtccgagggagagagagagcgagagagggagcgagtggagagggagggaagacgaGAGATGGGCATCTACAGCGTCACCTTCACCCTAATAACAG GTCCCAGTCGCAGATTCAAGAGAGTGGTGGAAACAATTCAGGCTCAGCTCCTGAGTACTCATGATCAGCCTTCTGTGCAGGCACTGGCTG GCCCCTCAGACGAGAAGAACGGGCAGCTCTCCCGCCAGCCCAGCACGCCTTCGCGTCAGAACTCTCGGCGCTCCGAGAGCGGTTCCGAGCGGGAGCGGGGAGAGAAGGAGCGTGCGGCGGACGCCGGGGGCGGGAGCGTCGGCGGGAACGGGGGCACCTTGCAGAGGCGGGGCTCGGGGAAGGACAAGACCAGACTCCTCTCGTCGTCCAACGGGACGCAGTCCCATCCCTGA